One Leptospira noumeaensis DNA window includes the following coding sequences:
- a CDS encoding peptidase MA family protein, which yields MHLKKLILFPLLFVTSFITDCNLLNLEKEKNNDLVMLLGAYALLANNCTNGSGIWARDLTTNSSVCVTVDLVISGTNVEVYKERSLSLSYDLIKFGRDFDSITFPKLISTFGAPSDIDGNGKVKILVMDIRDGATANSAYVAGYFDPVNYFPDIIISRLRSNYAEVLYLDGKELIAALTYDPNAFASTAAHEFQHLLRYPRMRAANQTDELWINEGTSEVASDIAGYGPQNSRMDCYSGVNDSRCPDGINGVSLLDWDSTSNDVLKQYSFAYVFMRYLYDISGTNDTQRQNFFKETVIGESGTRANSTGNLISLFRNTTYAPNFDASLLGNGNSDVFFRTYALLSAQSFLGSNPNLTAVEQVTSDGASASTINLAGALTRYPLSTTLSRIATNQVTPTTTKFTIKQGSTNFYNSSTPSIPASSSRKNYGRVTTATTKGIFFWADAPSGLNANIKYVQTNEEGNTMTIPKKPRSLKSVIESSTEPIPICGIEFTDDGVRTFESIPIE from the coding sequence ATGCATTTAAAAAAATTAATCCTTTTTCCTCTTCTTTTCGTAACATCATTCATTACTGATTGCAATCTCCTAAATTTAGAAAAAGAAAAAAATAACGATTTGGTTATGTTACTGGGTGCCTATGCCCTACTAGCAAACAATTGTACGAACGGTTCAGGCATTTGGGCGAGAGATCTAACGACGAATTCCAGTGTTTGTGTTACGGTAGATTTGGTTATTTCTGGAACCAATGTGGAAGTTTATAAAGAAAGATCATTATCTCTTAGTTACGATCTAATAAAGTTCGGTCGTGATTTTGATTCCATTACGTTTCCAAAATTAATTTCCACCTTCGGGGCTCCAAGCGATATAGATGGGAACGGAAAAGTAAAAATTCTTGTGATGGACATTCGAGACGGTGCCACAGCAAACAGTGCTTATGTGGCAGGATATTTTGACCCGGTTAACTACTTTCCAGATATTATTATATCCAGACTTCGTTCCAACTATGCTGAAGTTTTGTATTTAGATGGGAAAGAACTCATAGCAGCTCTTACCTATGACCCAAATGCCTTTGCTTCCACTGCAGCTCATGAATTCCAACATTTATTAAGATATCCCAGAATGCGAGCCGCAAACCAAACCGACGAACTTTGGATCAACGAAGGAACAAGCGAAGTAGCAAGTGATATCGCAGGATACGGACCACAAAACAGTCGTATGGATTGTTATTCAGGAGTGAATGACTCTCGTTGTCCCGATGGGATCAATGGGGTTTCCTTACTTGACTGGGATAGTACAAGCAATGATGTTCTCAAACAATACTCTTTTGCTTATGTATTTATGCGGTATCTTTATGATATTTCAGGAACAAACGATACACAGAGACAAAACTTCTTCAAAGAAACTGTGATTGGGGAATCAGGTACAAGGGCAAATAGCACAGGCAATTTAATTAGTTTATTTAGAAATACAACCTATGCTCCTAATTTTGATGCTTCTTTACTGGGAAATGGGAACTCTGATGTTTTCTTTCGCACTTATGCCTTACTGAGTGCACAAAGTTTTTTAGGGAGCAATCCCAACCTAACTGCTGTCGAACAGGTGACAAGCGATGGAGCTTCCGCGTCTACGATCAACTTAGCAGGAGCACTCACTAGATACCCTTTGTCTACGACTCTTTCGAGAATTGCTACGAATCAAGTCACTCCGACAACTACAAAATTTACAATCAAACAAGGTTCTACGAATTTTTACAATTCATCGACACCCTCTATCCCAGCAAGTTCCTCTAGAAAAAACTATGGAAGAGTGACAACCGCAACCACCAAAGGAATCTTTTTTTGGGCTGATGCCCCTTCCGGTCTAAATGCTAACATTAAATATGTTCAAACGAATGAAGAAGGAAATACAATGACAATTCCAAAAAAACCTCGTTCTTTGAAATCGGTCATTGAATCCTCAACAGAGCCTATCCCCATTTGTGGGATCGAGTTTACAGATGATGGCGTTCGTACTTTCGAAAGTATTCCAATAGAATAG
- a CDS encoding DUF1574 domain-containing protein, with translation MSKARFLFYPVILLLFLFVVDAIFRIPYIQTITKIDLTAVNYKAKSAFLEKLISEKPGVNTPKTKKIMLILGSSRLLYFDHDELVSFYPDWDIYNLSSAVTTPAYYDFQLTKVLDAGIKPDLVVMETDPNQFNQNSVFKSSNLTYSFDLSYVLSNLSLFGKDHVSFYLGRKLFAVGTYKPYLDQMWRNYKNPYLENAFEMHKATYDYILSHNGNGLSPIDNYMEKDSNSLQMTSHRTLDWLFASYVRSPMQFGFYEKILDRLQAEKIKTIIIWPLSSPDFEALMEKEVLVKTWEKEIDALTASKNFSILKLKNEPSYTCNAFADGGHVAKDCYRSLMRSILLEYFRKYERHHL, from the coding sequence ATGTCCAAGGCGCGGTTCCTTTTTTACCCTGTTATCCTTTTATTGTTTTTGTTTGTTGTTGATGCGATATTTCGAATTCCCTATATCCAGACAATTACCAAGATTGATTTAACGGCAGTTAACTATAAAGCTAAATCGGCCTTCTTAGAAAAACTCATTTCCGAAAAACCAGGTGTGAACACACCAAAAACCAAAAAAATCATGTTGATTTTGGGATCTTCACGCCTTCTTTATTTTGATCACGATGAACTGGTTTCTTTTTATCCTGATTGGGATATTTATAATCTTTCTTCTGCAGTGACAACTCCTGCGTATTATGATTTCCAACTGACAAAAGTTTTGGATGCGGGGATCAAACCTGATTTGGTAGTAATGGAAACTGACCCAAACCAGTTTAACCAAAACTCAGTATTTAAAAGTTCGAACCTAACTTATAGTTTTGATTTATCTTATGTTTTGTCAAATCTCAGTTTGTTTGGAAAAGACCATGTTTCGTTTTATTTGGGGCGTAAACTTTTTGCAGTAGGGACGTACAAACCTTATTTGGACCAAATGTGGAGAAATTATAAAAATCCATATTTAGAAAATGCCTTTGAAATGCACAAGGCAACCTATGACTACATTCTTTCACACAATGGAAACGGACTTTCACCAATCGATAATTATATGGAGAAAGATTCTAATTCCCTACAAATGACAAGCCATAGAACCTTGGATTGGTTGTTTGCCTCGTATGTTCGTAGCCCGATGCAATTCGGATTTTATGAAAAAATTTTGGATCGTTTACAGGCTGAAAAAATCAAAACCATCATCATTTGGCCTCTTTCTTCACCCGACTTTGAAGCACTTATGGAAAAAGAAGTTTTGGTCAAAACTTGGGAAAAAGAAATTGATGCGCTAACTGCTAGTAAAAACTTTTCTATTTTGAAACTGAAAAACGAACCATCTTATACTTGTAATGCGTTCGCAGACGGTGGTCATGTTGCAAAAGATTGTTATCGCAGTTTGATGCGTTCTATTCTATTGGAATACTTTCGAAAGTACGAACGCCATCATCTGTAA
- a CDS encoding nucleotidyltransferase family protein, with amino-acid sequence MKKIRIGVIAAAGKGTRAYPRTSFIPKPLFVIEGKSILHRNVELMVKTFGIEKVYVLVGHLKEQIISEIDHIRLAIPKVVIEPVDWTKKGLASDVASLEKTIREPFLTILGDEFYYRTDHDEFLKVLKKHPNMAASIGIVKTSLLSRIRKNYSVVLENDKIVNLVEKPENPPNELLGLGSYYFTPEYFEFYKKTPASQKSGVIEITDVIDKMAKESKTGVYATTLSCEYFNINSMQDYYHAVYEVRNDLFHKFKTSLVIPTNNNERSITDVIVDFKDKFNEIIVIDNESTDETLALSKKEKVKTYTFPGDGDPTRLGEQVRRGIEYTTGDIIVVVSPDGSFRSKDFPKLLEYMKDSDMVIGTRTTRQMIEQGSNLKPLYRLVNLLMGKLVEVFWWGQEPRFTDVDCQFFSVWRESYERVKPQLFTQDRKFIVELMIDIVRSHMRCIEIPVSYFKPVGQVEYRVRDMFSDVVHIMKLILSKKFYLGENRDGE; translated from the coding sequence TTGAAAAAGATCAGAATTGGGGTCATTGCAGCTGCCGGAAAAGGAACCCGTGCATATCCCCGAACCAGCTTCATTCCAAAACCTCTCTTCGTCATCGAAGGAAAGTCCATCCTCCACCGAAATGTGGAACTGATGGTCAAAACATTTGGAATCGAAAAGGTTTATGTTCTCGTCGGTCACCTGAAAGAACAAATCATCTCAGAAATTGATCATATCCGTTTGGCCATTCCCAAAGTAGTCATTGAACCTGTGGATTGGACCAAAAAAGGCCTGGCATCTGATGTCGCCAGTTTAGAAAAAACCATCCGCGAACCATTTCTAACTATCCTTGGAGATGAGTTTTATTACCGCACCGACCACGATGAGTTTCTAAAAGTTTTAAAAAAACATCCAAATATGGCCGCGTCCATAGGGATTGTAAAAACATCCTTACTTTCAAGGATTCGAAAGAATTATTCCGTTGTATTAGAAAATGATAAAATAGTAAACTTGGTTGAAAAACCAGAAAATCCTCCGAATGAACTTTTGGGTTTAGGCAGTTATTATTTTACACCAGAGTATTTTGAGTTTTATAAAAAAACACCTGCATCTCAAAAGTCGGGTGTCATTGAAATCACAGACGTGATTGATAAGATGGCGAAAGAGTCAAAAACGGGAGTGTATGCAACCACTCTTAGTTGTGAATATTTCAATATCAATTCCATGCAAGACTACTATCATGCGGTGTATGAAGTAAGAAATGATTTGTTCCACAAATTCAAAACGAGTCTTGTGATCCCAACAAATAATAACGAAAGATCCATCACAGATGTGATTGTTGACTTCAAAGATAAATTTAACGAAATCATTGTAATCGATAACGAGTCCACTGACGAAACATTGGCTCTGAGCAAAAAAGAAAAAGTTAAAACCTATACTTTCCCAGGTGATGGTGATCCCACAAGGCTTGGGGAACAAGTGAGAAGGGGAATCGAATATACAACAGGTGATATCATTGTTGTCGTTTCTCCCGACGGATCTTTTCGTTCGAAAGATTTTCCTAAACTTCTCGAGTATATGAAAGATTCGGATATGGTGATTGGAACACGCACCACAAGACAGATGATCGAACAAGGATCCAATCTCAAACCACTTTACCGTTTGGTAAACTTACTTATGGGAAAATTGGTTGAAGTGTTTTGGTGGGGACAAGAACCACGATTTACCGATGTGGATTGTCAATTTTTTTCTGTTTGGCGAGAGTCTTATGAACGAGTCAAACCACAATTATTTACCCAAGATAGAAAGTTCATCGTTGAACTTATGATAGATATTGTTAGATCTCATATGCGTTGTATTGAAATTCCTGTTTCCTACTTCAAACCGGTAGGGCAGGTGGAATATCGAGTACGTGATATGTTTTCCGATGTTGTCCATATAATGAAATTAATTTTATCTAAAAAGTTTTACCTAGGAGAAAATCGCGATGGCGAATAA
- a CDS encoding PLU-1-like domain protein codes for MEYPELETYFQKLTDITDRIAMMNNHFDATPEIDIPQLSDFYADIQSKDWENTDREYYELFTSYFTFHVKTVEEIIQEAREILNPENREYVKKLVSHVRNSDDWFVNLKKKRKLARIQVA; via the coding sequence ATGGAATATCCCGAATTGGAAACGTATTTCCAGAAATTAACTGATATAACAGACCGTATCGCTATGATGAACAATCATTTTGATGCGACACCTGAGATCGACATACCACAGTTATCTGATTTCTACGCAGACATTCAGTCAAAGGACTGGGAGAATACGGACAGAGAGTATTACGAACTCTTTACCAGTTATTTTACTTTCCATGTGAAAACTGTGGAAGAAATCATTCAAGAAGCACGTGAAATTCTGAACCCAGAAAATCGTGAATATGTAAAAAAATTAGTAAGCCATGTCAGAAACTCTGATGATTGGTTTGTCAATTTAAAAAAGAAACGTAAACTCGCTCGCATCCAAGTCGCTTAA
- a CDS encoding DUF1365 domain-containing protein, producing the protein MYEADVYHTRTAPKPNKFKYRIFNFYLDLSEIDQLAHESFWFSRNRFNLFSFYDKDHIQFEKGTVYENVKSFLEASGVNDIGKIFLLTNLRVLGYVFNPVSFYFCYDKLGQPLVSIAEVGNTFGEIKPYVGYFKKAIGTIADPEVYIRERKNFYVSPFISLDSEFEFRLNLPNNQLQIGVDSFENGKRILTTSFLGKKIPFQSKYLLKLFTQFPFVTVKIITLIHWQAFKLWIKKIPYISKHQNLEKQTGVPLGEITEPVPLTRHD; encoded by the coding sequence ATGTACGAGGCGGATGTGTATCATACACGTACCGCTCCAAAACCCAACAAATTCAAATACAGAATTTTTAATTTTTATTTGGATCTTTCCGAAATAGACCAGTTGGCCCACGAAAGTTTTTGGTTTTCCAGGAACCGGTTCAATTTGTTTTCCTTTTATGACAAAGACCATATCCAATTTGAAAAAGGAACAGTTTATGAAAATGTTAAGTCCTTTTTGGAAGCCTCTGGAGTAAATGACATTGGAAAGATATTTCTTCTTACCAACCTCCGTGTGTTGGGTTATGTGTTTAATCCGGTAAGTTTTTATTTTTGTTATGACAAATTAGGACAACCACTTGTATCGATCGCAGAAGTAGGAAATACCTTTGGTGAGATCAAACCCTATGTCGGTTATTTTAAGAAAGCCATAGGAACCATTGCGGATCCAGAGGTGTATATCAGGGAACGTAAAAACTTTTATGTCTCACCTTTTATCAGTTTGGATTCTGAATTTGAGTTCCGATTGAACTTACCCAATAATCAATTACAGATTGGTGTCGACTCTTTTGAAAATGGAAAACGAATATTAACCACTTCCTTTCTTGGAAAAAAAATTCCATTCCAATCAAAATACTTATTAAAACTTTTTACCCAATTCCCATTTGTTACCGTCAAAATAATAACGTTGATCCACTGGCAAGCCTTCAAACTTTGGATCAAAAAAATTCCATACATTTCGAAACACCAAAACTTAGAGAAACAAACAGGAGTTCCCCTTGGAGAAATCACAGAACCAGTCCCTCTTACAAGACACGATTGA
- a CDS encoding SAM-dependent methyltransferase, producing the protein MEKSQNQSLLQDTIDSELFTELKNKSTLEQFPIYRKIFFKAMSSMKRGSLRMILPNGEQITLGDPNANVDSKFHSALVHVKNPVFFKKSVLYGDIGFSESYLTGDWETDSIENVISWFILNVDDSPSLSGAKKKLFHLDLFNLGNKFLHFLRKNTLTGSKKNIVEHYDLGNKFYKLFLDPSMTYSSAYFESLEDSLEEAQTRKVDKLCQKLKLNPADHLLEIGSGWGFLSIHAAKNYGCRVTTVTLSEEQYAYAKERIAKEGLSDKIEIRIQDYRKIEGQFTKIVSVEMLEAVGDAFYETFFQKCQDLLTKDGIMALQVITCPDSRFTSFKNGIDFIQKHIFPGSLLPSIGRMNQAINRTGDMYLFHLEDMGMSYAKTLRLWLRAFEENLTEVRNQGYSETFIRKWRYYLAYCAAAFQMRNISVIQSVYVRPNNLNL; encoded by the coding sequence TTGGAGAAATCACAGAACCAGTCCCTCTTACAAGACACGATTGATTCAGAACTTTTTACCGAATTAAAGAACAAGTCTACCTTAGAACAATTTCCCATTTATAGGAAGATATTTTTTAAAGCTATGAGTTCCATGAAACGAGGATCCCTTCGAATGATCCTCCCAAATGGAGAACAAATCACGTTAGGTGATCCGAATGCCAATGTAGATTCAAAGTTTCATTCAGCATTAGTTCATGTCAAAAACCCTGTTTTCTTCAAGAAATCAGTGTTATACGGCGATATTGGATTTTCCGAATCTTACTTAACGGGAGATTGGGAAACAGATTCCATCGAAAACGTAATTTCTTGGTTTATTCTCAACGTGGATGATAGTCCCAGTCTTTCTGGTGCGAAAAAGAAACTTTTCCATTTGGATTTATTCAATTTAGGTAACAAATTCCTACATTTTTTAAGGAAAAACACGCTTACAGGAAGTAAAAAAAATATCGTAGAACATTATGATTTAGGAAATAAATTTTATAAACTGTTTCTTGATCCATCGATGACTTATAGTTCTGCGTATTTTGAATCCTTGGAAGATAGTTTGGAAGAAGCACAAACAAGAAAAGTGGACAAACTTTGCCAAAAGTTAAAACTAAATCCTGCAGATCATCTTTTGGAGATTGGAAGTGGATGGGGGTTTTTATCTATCCATGCTGCAAAAAACTATGGTTGCCGTGTGACTACCGTTACACTATCGGAAGAACAATATGCCTATGCCAAAGAAAGGATCGCAAAAGAAGGTCTTTCTGACAAAATTGAAATTCGAATTCAGGATTATCGAAAAATTGAGGGTCAATTTACAAAAATAGTTTCTGTGGAAATGTTAGAAGCAGTAGGGGATGCGTTTTATGAAACCTTCTTTCAAAAGTGCCAAGACCTTTTGACAAAGGACGGAATTATGGCCTTACAAGTCATTACCTGCCCTGACTCTAGATTTACTTCTTTCAAAAATGGAATCGATTTCATTCAGAAACATATCTTCCCTGGTTCTTTATTGCCATCCATTGGTCGTATGAACCAAGCCATCAATCGTACAGGAGATATGTATTTATTCCACTTGGAAGATATGGGTATGAGTTATGCGAAAACTCTCCGACTTTGGTTAAGAGCTTTTGAAGAAAACTTAACTGAGGTAAGAAACCAAGGTTATAGCGAAACCTTCATTAGAAAATGGAGATATTATTTGGCATATTGTGCAGCTGCTTTCCAAATGAGAAACATCAGTGTGATTCAATCTGTTTATGTTAGGCCAAACAATCTAAATCTCTAA
- the pyrF gene encoding orotidine-5'-phosphate decarboxylase, with translation MNSKSNFIQKFNSRRDQLKSLLCIGLDPELEKLPKVSLDSKAPLVHFTETIIRYTHSYAAAWKPNVAFFERLGSEGYFALEHMVRLMQKVSPDVPIVMDAKRGDLANTSKEYAKYFFKTLGVDALTVNPYMGRDSLVPYLDLGGYIFVLGLTSNPSSVDFQKQKLSGKGIHLYEEVSDQMAKLAEEYPNQVGLVVGGTHPSEIQSLRARHPNLYFLIPGFGAQGGDLSSIIQASGNRSLINSSRGITLSSLEENFGQTAEKKAEEVHLQMNQLFL, from the coding sequence GTGAATTCCAAATCCAACTTCATTCAAAAATTCAATTCGCGTAGAGATCAATTAAAATCTCTTCTTTGTATTGGTCTCGACCCCGAATTGGAAAAGTTACCGAAGGTAAGTTTGGATTCGAAAGCACCGCTGGTTCATTTTACAGAAACTATCATTCGCTACACACATTCTTATGCAGCGGCTTGGAAACCCAATGTGGCATTTTTTGAAAGGTTGGGCTCCGAAGGTTATTTTGCCTTAGAACATATGGTTCGTTTGATGCAGAAGGTTTCACCAGATGTACCCATAGTGATGGATGCCAAACGTGGTGACCTTGCCAATACTTCCAAAGAGTATGCTAAGTATTTTTTTAAAACCTTGGGTGTGGATGCCCTGACGGTTAATCCGTACATGGGTCGGGACAGTCTTGTTCCCTACCTCGATCTAGGTGGGTATATTTTTGTACTTGGACTCACATCAAATCCAAGTTCAGTAGACTTCCAAAAACAAAAACTTTCCGGTAAGGGAATTCACTTATATGAAGAGGTAAGTGACCAGATGGCAAAACTTGCGGAGGAATATCCTAACCAAGTAGGACTTGTTGTGGGGGGAACCCACCCATCAGAGATTCAATCCTTACGAGCCCGTCATCCCAATTTGTACTTTCTCATTCCAGGATTTGGAGCCCAAGGTGGGGATCTTTCCTCCATCATCCAGGCTTCGGGGAATCGCTCCCTCATCAATTCATCACGTGGAATCACTCTCAGTTCTTTGGAAGAAAATTTCGGACAAACCGCAGAAAAGAAAGCAGAAGAAGTCCATCTTCAAATGAACCAACTCTTTCTCTAA
- a CDS encoding SRPBCC family protein: protein MRETKSVFTFDEPIERLWSGVTVYEVLVHWLADEVRGRPKVGGDFSWTWKLGLEGDFTTHGIYKKIEPLRELVMEWKDHPADPTGAIYLQLLFESKGEKSSQLTIVNGGFPDGESSDVWLEGAKEAWDGQALHLKDFLKQNPDITKFFKKS, encoded by the coding sequence ATGAGAGAAACTAAGTCCGTATTTACCTTTGACGAACCAATCGAACGATTGTGGTCCGGTGTCACCGTCTACGAAGTGTTAGTGCATTGGCTCGCGGATGAGGTAAGAGGTCGCCCGAAAGTGGGTGGTGACTTTTCATGGACTTGGAAATTGGGTTTGGAAGGTGATTTCACCACACATGGCATATACAAAAAAATAGAACCATTACGTGAATTGGTAATGGAATGGAAAGACCATCCTGCTGACCCAACAGGTGCCATTTATTTACAATTATTATTTGAATCCAAAGGTGAAAAATCTTCCCAATTAACAATTGTTAATGGAGGGTTCCCTGATGGAGAAAGTTCCGATGTATGGCTAGAAGGTGCCAAAGAGGCATGGGATGGACAAGCTTTACACTTAAAAGACTTTCTAAAACAAAATCCAGACATCACAAAATTTTTTAAAAAATCTTGA
- the speE gene encoding polyamine aminopropyltransferase: MEIWYTEKLELEKGRAVSYRVTKTIESLQSPFQKIDIFETQSFGRMFTLDGVTMVTNKDEHSYHEMIAHIPMMSHPNPESVLVIGGGDGGTVREVLKHPSVKEVVLCEIDKAVVDISYKYFPECADAMKDPKVIHHYDDGAKFARDNKGRFDVILVDSSDPVGPAEVLFKEPFFRDMASALKPTGIIATQAESFWYHGDVISSLFDFIPKIFPEYGYYYTTIPTYPSGIIGFTFLSNAIDPYSVTPDPERVPKGLKYYSPEIHKAAFVLPEFAKAYIKRKG; the protein is encoded by the coding sequence ATGGAGATTTGGTATACCGAAAAATTGGAATTAGAAAAAGGCCGTGCTGTGAGTTACCGGGTAACAAAAACAATCGAAAGCCTACAATCTCCGTTCCAAAAAATCGATATTTTTGAAACACAATCCTTTGGCCGAATGTTTACACTTGATGGTGTAACAATGGTTACTAACAAAGATGAACATTCTTATCATGAAATGATCGCCCATATTCCGATGATGAGTCACCCAAATCCAGAATCAGTTTTGGTGATTGGTGGGGGAGATGGTGGAACGGTTCGAGAAGTTTTAAAACACCCATCTGTCAAAGAAGTTGTGTTATGCGAGATTGACAAAGCAGTTGTAGATATTAGTTATAAATATTTCCCTGAATGTGCAGATGCAATGAAAGATCCTAAAGTCATTCATCATTATGATGACGGAGCCAAATTTGCGCGAGACAACAAAGGTCGTTTCGATGTCATCCTTGTGGATTCCAGTGATCCTGTTGGTCCTGCAGAAGTTTTATTTAAAGAACCGTTTTTTCGAGATATGGCGAGTGCTTTAAAACCTACGGGAATTATCGCAACTCAAGCAGAATCTTTTTGGTATCATGGAGATGTGATCTCATCACTTTTTGATTTTATTCCTAAAATTTTTCCTGAGTATGGTTACTATTATACAACCATTCCTACTTACCCTTCCGGAATCATTGGGTTTACTTTTTTATCGAATGCGATTGATCCTTATTCGGTAACACCGGATCCAGAACGTGTTCCCAAAGGACTCAAATACTACAGTCCAGAAATTCACAAAGCAGCTTTTGTACTTCCTGAATTTGCAAAAGCTTATATCAAACGAAAAGGTTAA
- a CDS encoding NAD(P)/FAD-dependent oxidoreductase: MKEKLAIVGTGISGLGSAYFLKNDFDLTIFDSADYIGGHTNTVMVEEDGVKIPIDTGFIVFNHVTYPNLLRLFQTLNVPTKKSDMSFSVQHDPTKLEFCGSGLSGLFAQKKNLFRPRYLKMLLEIDRFNKSAPKILDDPKYDSWDLGKYMEAFGYGKDILNFYLIPMSSAVWSTPPDLMLEFPAKSLIRFFYNHGFLGLNTQHQWYTVDGGSHEYSKRIIPPIKDKFRLNSPVKQVNRTSDGKVELVFGEGKKEIFDKVLLATHGHISAKLLGNPTKLESALLPLYKYQHNTATLHTDASDMPKVSSCWSSWNYKIVEDEKGKQNPYTIYWMNRLQNVSKKQNYFVTINDPDRVAKDKIIQKIDYEHPLFSVEASLGQNRLPELNESGPIYYAGAYFRYGFHEDGFLSAVNVSRSILKRDPWT; encoded by the coding sequence GTGAAAGAAAAACTAGCCATCGTTGGTACAGGGATCTCTGGTCTCGGTTCCGCATACTTTTTAAAAAACGATTTTGATTTAACTATTTTTGACAGTGCCGATTATATCGGTGGTCATACCAATACGGTAATGGTAGAAGAAGATGGGGTAAAGATACCGATTGATACCGGATTCATTGTGTTCAATCATGTGACTTATCCTAATTTACTGAGACTTTTCCAAACATTAAACGTCCCCACTAAAAAATCAGATATGTCTTTTAGTGTCCAACATGACCCCACCAAACTAGAGTTTTGTGGATCTGGACTTTCTGGGTTGTTTGCTCAGAAAAAAAATCTGTTTCGACCTCGGTACTTGAAGATGTTACTTGAGATTGACCGGTTCAACAAATCGGCCCCAAAGATTTTAGACGATCCCAAGTATGATTCCTGGGATTTAGGAAAGTACATGGAGGCTTTTGGATACGGAAAAGACATTTTAAATTTTTATTTAATTCCAATGAGTTCCGCTGTTTGGTCAACGCCGCCTGATTTGATGTTGGAATTTCCAGCAAAGTCACTCATCCGGTTTTTTTATAACCATGGATTTTTGGGATTAAATACACAACACCAATGGTATACGGTGGATGGTGGGTCGCATGAATATAGCAAACGAATCATTCCCCCCATCAAAGACAAATTTCGACTTAATTCGCCAGTCAAACAAGTAAACCGTACGAGTGACGGGAAGGTGGAACTTGTGTTTGGTGAAGGGAAAAAAGAAATCTTTGATAAGGTTTTACTTGCCACGCATGGGCATATTTCTGCGAAATTACTCGGAAATCCGACAAAATTAGAAAGCGCACTCCTTCCTCTTTACAAATACCAACACAACACTGCCACTCTACATACGGATGCCAGTGATATGCCAAAAGTATCATCTTGTTGGTCCAGTTGGAATTATAAAATTGTAGAAGATGAAAAGGGAAAACAAAACCCTTACACAATCTATTGGATGAACCGTTTGCAAAATGTTTCCAAAAAACAAAATTATTTTGTGACCATCAACGACCCGGATCGTGTGGCAAAAGACAAAATCATTCAAAAAATAGATTATGAACATCCACTTTTTTCTGTGGAAGCATCTCTTGGACAAAATCGTTTGCCAGAGTTAAACGAAAGTGGTCCGATCTATTATGCAGGCGCTTACTTCCGGTATGGATTCCATGAAGATGGATTTTTATCAGCAGTGAATGTTTCGCGTAGTATTTTAAAAAGGGATCCATGGACTTAA